The genomic interval aaaaattattaagaagttaaataaaatttaacaatTACAGCCATTTTATCAATGTGTTCAATATTCACACATTGTCAGGGCTCCAAACAACTTGGGGCTGAGAAAAATTGTCCTTCCACTCATAAATAAGGCTCAGTTCTAACCTTTCAGAGGATGCTGTAATATCAGTCAGGACTATCTAGTTCTatgaaacttgacaagctgaTGGTATAAGTTTAATTAAGTAGCAAGGCAGTATCACAGGTTGACCATTAGTTGTATACGAGTTTGTTCAACTTACTGAAGAATAGATCATTTGAAACATACGTCCAAAATTTCAAGACAAACTATTAACTATTTCAAGCACATCAAGTAGTGTGTCCCAACACACGGTTTTGTTCGGCAAAATTATACATGTGAAATATTGAACTACATCAATCACTCAGCAGGTACAAGGTATACAAGTTCCCACACCCAGCAGGTTCACAAGCCGGTACATGTCTTCACGCAATCTTTTACTTTGGTCTACTGCAGATCTGCCAACAGTAAGCATAGTGAGCACCattatgacagcgccctctatcaTGCAGGAGAACCCATTATCATCAGTGCAGTCGTTTTAACATTACAAAAACTTTTCATGTACCTGATCAATGGTCTGCTAGCTttcatcacccccccccaccccctccccacccgtGTGGGTTTCTATTCAGTTAGTCGAATCATATCAAAGTGACTAATAGAGGAGTGCTTACGAGGACAGGTGGAAGCAATGCCATCAAATGGATCTTCACAACAGTTTGCAATATTTAGTTCCAAAGCTATACATACCGCAGTACGATTAAAGCACATGCCATTCGCTGTGTAATTATAAGGTTTCTACTGTAGGTTCACAGGTTTTTTTGTGGAATCACTTTATAGGGGACGGCATTTTCTAATCTATCATTTATAATATTACTTTAGATCAGGGACAAAGTTGCAATTTCAGTATGGTTTTTTTTGCTGCTTCTTTTTGTAATACAAAACATAACGAGAGTCGGTTGCAATCTATAGGCCCCAGTGGGCCCTACATAGCATTATTTAAAGAAAGATAGCTCATGGCATATATTTGTACAAGGGATCGAGGGGTTGATTGTCAGGCATATTATGTGGGCCATATTTGACCACTGGTCTGCTGATCTTCAAAAATTGCATACCAATGAGATTACCATTATTCTGTGTCTAGTAACTTAACTCTATAAATCAAAGATGTGCTAATTACTCTACCAGATTTGTACATTTACGAATccagtttttctttatttggcCAACgctacatttttgttttaactgCAAAGCCTGTTTTCACATGGTCCTCACTTGTACCAGAATCTAAGCCACAGAGACTTATCGTAAACATCTAAGCCAATATGCTTTGATTTTAGTTGCTTATACTATTTACACCAAACTGAAACTGAGAAAAATTCATCTGGTCAAAAATTAACACCTTTGTACTTAAATGCAACTTTTTGCATTTAGGTCAGCCATTTTATCTACTAGGTGGTTTGCAGACTAAGTTTGCACTTATAAATTTACTATTACCAAACCTAGACATTCTAGATTATGTCACCAAATGAAGGCTATTAATTAACAAACTACCCTCAAAATCTCAGAGCTGCCAACTTGTCTAAATTCATTAAAACAACAAAGGGATATTTACAATTTTCCTTAAAATTCAAACATTGAGAGATTATAGCCTGGAAAATCTTGGAAAATTTCCAACTAAGGGAAGATAGCAATAAAAACAGCAACATTAAAAGGTTTTGCTACCATTTGTGAGCTGTAGGGCACAATGACTTCAACATTTATCCATTATATATCAAGAAATGGATATTTTCCCTTGTTCCTAATCCAGATAAAAAGTTCTCAAAAGCCATGAGATTAATTAGCATAAAATGGGAAGAATTGGGCAATATCCATTAAAATAAGATGAGGATATAAATAGCAACAAAggaagtaattttttttattttcactgcaaTACAAGGCTATGTAAttgttgtactgtacaacaAAAAAGGACAAGCAATTTAATGGATTATTCAACAAAAAGGTTTTTCTCAATGTTCATCCAGctaaaaacatatcaaaagtCAGGAAATTAGGAAGCAAATAGGGAGATTTGGGCAATTTCCAATTTAAATAAAAGATTGTGATAAACAAAGCAATATAGAAGATATAAACTTTCCTTGTTTTCCTTGCAATAAGATAGActatgtaaaataataataataatgttagtGTTGTAGCCAATAGAACATAATGACATCAGCATTTTATACAATTACATACTTAATCAAACCTACAGTATGAAATATTTCCGGAAAAGGAATGAGGGCAGTATTGTAGAACTCAGCATGCATAGATTCCGGATGTTTGACCTGactaattcactttggcttcagCTTTGTGTACAAGGGGTTCTTTAAGCTATATCAAAGGTGTCCATAATCAAGAAAAGCATAGCTAAAATTAGcttcattttttaatattcttccATTCATTAGCAAATACATGTAACTTAAAAAGACAGCCTGATATattaaaggcgatatcgctcgtagacttttttttgagggcgctggcattatcgaggtttcagcgaggtttaatgggacccctaaaactcacgtgacctcggtggcaaattaagatcagtgaatagcacaggcaagcgtatgcgtTAACAAGtccgtacccatgcacacataatgttatagcacagcatttcagattattgtactgtttaccgcaaaggattttcgtacgcgatagtttgttgtttgtgtgccttttgagtaaagaatactgtacgattttcgtacaaatacattcgattagactagagtatagtgacaatcatggaaaagggatcagggcaaggagaatcgggcgaaagaaaacgaccttatcctggaacgagcgtataggttcaagtggaggaaagccattgttgcatgaacctgacaaaaacagcagtgcaaacgaacaacagcgacgaagagatgccacgaagatctatcttctacgttcctacgtaaactggcaaatggagaaagaactctacaaacatgtccacgatttgacttctgttagcaacgcagatttcgcagaacatttgcttcaggatcacacaaaaaggtaatgatttgctaagctaggctaaaactgtatagggtaatactagtacatagtagtactacagggtattgtcctaggtaactgtcagtattgcgaagtacagaaaactgcaaagttcggacacccctaagaaatacacgatttcaccatgataacctacaagcgaaagccaatatcactaaaaactaggaagctacagttatttcctctccaaaatgacccgtgcgcaagtatgtacgtacatatctgtcaataaaatgaagatagtttttggggtattttaaggcttaggtgttcgaacttcgcagtgtctatgctattgtatttgtaacatacatgatttgatgagcctaggctttgtaactaggcctatcattcattatttttccaatggacctagcgtatgctaaccttatcatacttatcctagcacaaaatagcagtaagttgtattactgagtcatcatcatcactgtttgtgaatgcttgtcatgaggatactgtataggcctaggccgtttcttacgactagtcgtaacaattataaactattcttacgacaaaggcaaattcaagtgcagtaaataaagcaactgcgcatgtagtagaggtaaccctaaacataaccctaaccctaaccggaagttaTTGTTACTCATCGTCATAAAATTAGTActcctaatcataaaaatagcaactgcccatgcgtagtcgaaaattattcttacgactagttgtaagaatagccactttgtactgtatacagttaaaaattaaaatatccttcctaaagaagactgacagggactgggggtctttagtttcactcctcatatttatgccatggaaagctgggccttcttatcaccaaaaagtaaactgtttttgcctcaacaaattgatggaaatatattttctaaccactaggcctaggtgatctgttcatccccaccccctccaggttctaaattgttatcagctgtccttgtttgaagaataattcttgtgaatgagcatttgaaagaaaagcctcacctatgcccagtcataattaactgggcatataacataggactaaggcctatagtattagtaataagtatcagaatttagtgttcatagtaactgtattccctaattttgtaatatacaccagtgaggaaggcctactgtgctgtacaagtacaaccacatggacctgcaatttttcctataaaaataatgcatctacataaataatttagaatcactcctaactgattcacatgttttcacactgctgcgtatgcaactagaccttaggtttttctaatgtcagccacagccagcatatatgcaatcaagttttaatggttcatttgggcaacagggtgttatactgttatctactgactgtctgtccaatattccagcaatcatgtgtacatgtctgtgtttgggatttttgaaggaacccaactgctatgcaagatattaggtaaattagcctcacaaattgagggaccatagtacatatagctatacctatataaacctttatatagccatgcctgggggtaagaaagtaccagttttttttttgcgtgtaggcctgatgctcatactttataatgctgtgctaagttatcatattttttatatatagtcagtatatactatgcttgtttttgttcagcttcttgtgaatgatctgatgtttagtgttcaaaaattataatatctattaaatttagtggccgaaactatctcttgtggagagtaatctagcgttaaattaatggtagtctgaaatcaagctattcatgtaaacaggaatttttcacaatggtgggctTATGTCATGGTGTAAGCTACAgtagcatctcaattctcactcatgaaaccaactgatcacataaacaggaagtttacacagtaggtaaataatgagtgtacatcaaactctcatcaaaagactggacatcttttagcgatatgaaaccaatcagttcactaagacaggaagtttacatagtaaattttacattgacatgtgagctcaagttgttgggcaagcagttgggcaacacaaaattatccttacaattcttgaaaggtaccgcggtttatggatatgttgaagaagagtatgaaagaatatctcatccttatctgggtttaaatcaatgtgggttaacaatatgttattattgaaatatgcctgagtgtttgtttgttacttttctctttcatattttttcttgggtaggtatgataaaaacatgtatgtttgtaatgatttggtcattaccagattcattatgcatacaattaagtttggggtgtacagtaaaattactatttcagttatatgatttacggacaatttttttggtttcattgtataggtttcaaatgcatcttttccggaaagatgctgaaagtcaaacagaggcattctcagcagctgtcaccacagaaagatcagttgacactcagaaaggagaaggtaaatttatatgtttatccttgcatgaattacagactggaagagcagtgctaatcttatctgatctgatgtgatcagaaaaataatacaatttcattctcatttaattccaaaagaaaagaaaaaaatggtagcatattgctgatccactaaaaagcatacatgtgtatgaaaatttataaaagtaagtgggcctgatattatcaggatcttctttagaggcaaactgactagtaacagtaaattcaagagacacaatagagcctggaacagagaggacatggtgaacacaaagaaagaagttaatggtgtattgaacaaaaggagtcagtgaaagcagaggtatttagataaactgtggagtacaaagcgaggattaagtaaggagagagggcgaataaactatagcagaatacagagatggagcaggataaagttagtcatgtccttcctgtatattgagcctattcagttgaatggtgctagggCATTCTGTCcgctctctctatctctgctgtggtgtactatgtctgagatggttagtctacgaattcagttacctgttgggacatgtctttaatggtatgattgggcagctgaaagtgttcccctactggagtctccattttcatggtattgacttgtgactagaactgcttcttgagggtggtcttggtttcaccaacatacttgtaacttcaatgtcctctaactcaatgacaccatttaaattgaaatatcagtttccagtgctgcataagtgtgataagttctaaacaaaaggtatatttttagtcacagccatagaagctatagcaggatacttgcaatctagtaactcttgttttatgtaatctctacagatactcctgatccagttacttcaacacctctcaagaagccatctgccaatgttctgtccaatgtcaccagtaggattagatatggagcagcatgggagaaaaacctcagactatacgaatacacattgccacatttacatgatcctgaacaaaagagatcatacatatggcaggggcaagcacttttcccagacttttgttgacaggttgtgcgacattcacaaacgttggattagcagctaatgatacatctgcatcaccagattgagataaattgctttcgtccattttgttcgatagtagctatgactgtgaatcaggagcttggccaccctctaagtcaaggtgggcaaggttggggaaattcaatcaaggagtaacaatcagagaatggccagctttatattattgtatattggCCTACACGCAGAgcgtgtataaatatctgtatcggtttatttatactggtgttcatttccgttgccaggaggggatatgatttgaacgtgggggagggtgtgggggggtggggagggggtcccatttgaagtgtccaaacgatgcttatctttacatctatcttcttgaatcacatgtacccctatcgacacgatcaatcagtcctgtctctcacctcctctcatgcactggtgtatttatttcctggcaagataacagttaggcatagtaagggtcagaggtcatcacaacttaaagagttgtgcgagtccctgtggtctcttacatcctggtagcagtagagagaagaagcctaatagatcagaaaccataatcatcttctgttgtgtcttattttccagcatccttgaaacattatatccttcccctttgatttgttgatgtcataaagctgtatttatgttgtgcattatttaattccagtatttagattgtatattcttcttgtgtatttgaaagtatcccagtgatctccatttttctgctcttggtttttttctctctgtactttcatatcatatctatctctacccctagcctccatctccac from Apostichopus japonicus isolate 1M-3 chromosome 19, ASM3797524v1, whole genome shotgun sequence carries:
- the LOC139959960 gene encoding uncharacterized protein yields the protein MEKELYKHVHDLTSVSNADFAEHLLQDHTKRFQMHLFRKDAESQTEAFSAAVTTERSVDTQKGEDTPDPVTSTPLKKPSANVLSNVTSRIRYGAAWEKNLRLYEYTLPHLHDPEQKRSYIWQGQALFPDFC